Proteins found in one Haloferax litoreum genomic segment:
- a CDS encoding ABC transporter ATP-binding protein: MSTTSTEEEKMSHESGETLLEVNDLKTYYEDGGLLSSNPVKAVDGVSFSIERGETLGLVGESGCGKSTLGRTLMRLEEATAGDVKLNGTDITTLSGADLKQFRNDVQMVFQDPDSSLNERMTVGEIIREPLDVHDWKTPKERRQRVRELLETVGLQEEHYYRYPHQFSGGQRQRIGIARALALEPEFIILDEPVSALDVSVQAKILNLLEDLQNEFGLTYLFIAHDLAVVKHICDRVAVMYLGNIMEIGPADEMFESPANPYTHALLSSIPEPNPTAERDRITLRGTPPSPRDPPAGCPFSTRCPVKIRPEQYRSLDDDLWERIEVFREVLRERSRAEPSLSDRVRDLLGRETHQAGMDETLTELFGDLDVPTDVMDHLREAADYAENDDEDAARTYLREEFGSVCDRERPDQLGVGDRGRLSLCHRHEEQYEEPAAVFETLVQ; encoded by the coding sequence ATGAGTACGACGTCCACTGAAGAAGAGAAGATGAGCCACGAATCCGGAGAGACGCTCCTCGAAGTGAACGACCTCAAGACGTACTACGAGGACGGCGGCCTACTCAGCAGCAACCCTGTGAAGGCAGTCGACGGCGTCTCGTTCAGCATCGAACGCGGCGAGACGCTCGGTCTCGTCGGCGAGTCTGGGTGTGGAAAGTCCACGCTCGGTCGGACGCTGATGCGCCTCGAAGAAGCGACCGCTGGCGATGTCAAACTCAACGGGACGGACATCACGACGCTGTCCGGCGCGGACCTCAAACAGTTCCGCAACGACGTGCAGATGGTCTTTCAGGACCCCGATTCGAGCCTCAACGAGCGGATGACGGTCGGCGAAATCATCCGCGAACCGCTCGACGTGCACGACTGGAAGACGCCGAAAGAGCGTCGCCAGCGCGTTCGCGAACTCCTCGAGACCGTCGGTCTGCAGGAAGAACACTACTACCGCTACCCCCACCAGTTCTCCGGTGGGCAGCGACAACGTATCGGCATCGCCCGTGCCCTCGCACTCGAACCCGAGTTCATCATCCTCGACGAACCGGTCTCGGCACTCGACGTGTCGGTGCAGGCGAAGATTCTCAACCTGCTCGAAGACCTCCAAAACGAGTTCGGCCTGACGTACCTCTTCATCGCCCACGACCTCGCGGTCGTCAAGCACATCTGTGACCGCGTCGCGGTGATGTACCTCGGCAACATCATGGAGATTGGTCCGGCCGACGAGATGTTCGAGTCGCCGGCGAACCCGTACACGCACGCGCTCTTGTCGTCGATTCCCGAACCGAACCCGACGGCCGAACGCGACCGTATCACGCTCCGTGGCACGCCGCCGAGTCCGCGTGACCCGCCAGCAGGGTGTCCGTTCTCGACCCGTTGTCCGGTCAAGATTCGCCCCGAGCAGTACAGGAGCCTCGACGACGACCTCTGGGAACGCATCGAAGTGTTCCGCGAAGTCCTCCGCGAGCGTTCGCGCGCAGAACCGTCGCTGTCGGACCGCGTCCGCGACCTTCTCGGCCGCGAGACGCACCAAGCCGGGATGGACGAGACACTCACCGAACTGTTCGGTGACCTCGACGTTCCGACGGACGTGATGGACCACCTCCGTGAGGCCGCAGACTACGCAGAGAACGACGACGAAGACGCAGCACGCACCTACCTCCGCGAGGAGTTCGGCAGCGTGTGTGACCGCGAACGGCCCGACCAACTCGGCGTCGGTGACCGTGGCCGACTGAGCCTCTGTCACCGCCACGAAGAGCAGTACGAAGAACCCGCAGCAGTCTTCGAGACACTCGTCCAGTAA
- a CDS encoding DUF7529 family protein, protein MVESGDEDVPNVERIASEADRRREAWGATLDDMTALADEYEEEGWDTVRIAAGDTGTFGPGDAKADEEAFGIAYVVPGDKAEEVADLFEESSFPEYEIYRAENDGLVYMVTALFAPDIQTAVFVAGAFELRHALNCATTAVERGRMYSYFQKLDGTLVGVVEHDDPDKFFPDLDAVRRFAPNAGDDETADDAADDTDA, encoded by the coding sequence ATGGTCGAGTCTGGAGACGAAGACGTACCCAACGTCGAACGAATCGCGAGCGAGGCGGACCGCCGTCGCGAGGCGTGGGGTGCGACCCTCGACGACATGACAGCGCTGGCCGACGAGTACGAAGAAGAGGGGTGGGACACCGTACGTATCGCCGCAGGCGACACCGGCACGTTCGGCCCCGGCGACGCGAAAGCGGACGAGGAAGCGTTCGGTATCGCGTACGTCGTTCCGGGCGACAAAGCCGAAGAAGTCGCCGACCTCTTCGAGGAGTCATCGTTCCCCGAGTACGAAATCTACCGGGCGGAGAACGACGGACTCGTCTACATGGTGACCGCGCTGTTCGCGCCAGACATCCAGACGGCCGTGTTCGTCGCCGGCGCGTTCGAACTGCGTCACGCGCTCAACTGCGCGACGACCGCAGTCGAGCGGGGTCGCATGTACAGTTACTTCCAGAAACTCGACGGAACGCTCGTCGGCGTCGTCGAACACGATGACCCCGACAAATTCTTCCCCGACCTCGACGCAGTCCGCCGATTCGCACCGAACGCCGGCGACGACGAGACGGCGGACGACGCCGCAGACGACACCGACGCGTAA
- a CDS encoding dolichol kinase — MGRPSTAEIKRRLVHASGSGMPLLYILGIVDWQTLGYLFVLASVTVTVLEILRLYGDLDWRIYDELTREYEQDNVAGYALYTYSQTAVALVFAPPVAVPGMLMLTIGDPISGLLGSAPVGEMKSLRTLAAMFTVCFALAAPFVVPVAGVVVGGVAAAAGALGATAADGVKPVVAGYVIDDNLSIPPVACTAIATVLFFVA; from the coding sequence GTGGGTCGCCCGAGCACCGCCGAGATAAAACGGCGACTGGTCCACGCGAGTGGGTCGGGGATGCCACTCCTGTACATCCTCGGCATCGTCGACTGGCAGACACTCGGGTACCTGTTCGTCCTCGCGTCGGTCACCGTGACCGTCCTCGAAATTCTGCGCCTCTACGGCGACTTAGACTGGCGTATCTACGACGAACTCACCCGCGAGTACGAACAGGACAACGTCGCAGGGTACGCGCTCTACACCTACAGTCAAACCGCCGTCGCCCTCGTCTTCGCGCCGCCCGTGGCCGTCCCCGGGATGTTGATGCTCACCATCGGTGACCCAATCAGCGGTCTGCTCGGGTCTGCACCGGTCGGCGAGATGAAGTCGCTGCGTACCCTCGCGGCGATGTTTACCGTCTGTTTCGCCCTCGCCGCCCCGTTCGTCGTCCCGGTGGCGGGCGTCGTCGTCGGGGGTGTCGCTGCGGCGGCGGGTGCGCTCGGTGCGACGGCCGCCGACGGCGTGAAACCCGTCGTCGCGGGGTACGTCATCGACGACAACCTCTCGATTCCGCCCGTGGCCTGTACGGCAATCGCAACTGTGCTGTTTTTCGTTGCCTGA
- a CDS encoding cation:proton antiporter, whose protein sequence is MAAELLEFGYLFVVLAVTGAVALRLGLSVIPLYVVGGVVVGPYVAGRFGLPYVADGEVVTLLAELGIVLLLFFLGLEFSLDRLRAARSNIGRAGAIDLVVNLPLGVVIGLALGWSVVEAFLLGGIVYISSSAIVTKTLIDLGWIADPESEPILGTLVFEDLAIAVYLAAVTSLVLGGEGGLAAIGRSLAIAFGFLGLLLVLVQYGTPLFTRVLDVENQEAFVLRALAVVVPVAGAALALGVSEAVAAFFVGMGFSTSGHRETIERRLTSVRDVFAAIFFFWIGLGTDPTLLAAVVVPLVVAVVLTTPAKVVSGYLGGRVYDLSTHRSLRVGVGMVPRGEFSLVIAALAASGSTQVMREAIPAFAVGYVLVMSALGTVLMQRSDLVERLVFRGGSAKADS, encoded by the coding sequence ATGGCAGCGGAACTGCTCGAATTCGGGTACCTGTTCGTCGTCCTCGCCGTCACGGGAGCGGTTGCGCTCCGACTCGGCCTCTCTGTCATCCCGCTGTACGTCGTCGGCGGCGTCGTCGTCGGCCCGTACGTCGCCGGCCGATTCGGTCTCCCGTACGTCGCCGACGGCGAAGTCGTGACGCTCCTCGCGGAACTCGGTATCGTGTTGCTGTTGTTCTTCCTCGGACTGGAGTTCAGCCTCGACAGACTCCGCGCCGCGCGCAGTAACATCGGCCGTGCGGGCGCGATAGACCTAGTGGTGAACCTCCCACTGGGCGTCGTCATCGGCCTCGCTCTCGGGTGGTCTGTCGTCGAGGCGTTCCTCCTCGGCGGCATCGTCTACATCTCGTCGTCCGCCATCGTGACGAAGACGCTCATCGACCTCGGATGGATTGCCGACCCCGAATCCGAGCCGATTCTGGGGACGCTCGTCTTCGAGGACCTCGCTATCGCCGTCTACCTCGCCGCCGTCACCTCGCTCGTCCTCGGCGGCGAGGGCGGACTCGCCGCCATCGGACGCTCGCTCGCCATCGCGTTCGGCTTCCTCGGCCTCCTGTTGGTACTCGTCCAGTACGGCACACCGTTGTTCACCCGCGTCCTCGACGTGGAGAATCAAGAGGCGTTCGTCCTGCGCGCACTCGCCGTCGTCGTCCCCGTCGCCGGGGCGGCGCTGGCACTCGGCGTGAGCGAGGCGGTTGCCGCCTTCTTCGTCGGCATGGGCTTTTCGACGAGTGGGCACCGTGAGACCATCGAGCGGCGGTTGACGTCCGTCCGCGACGTGTTCGCGGCGATATTCTTCTTCTGGATTGGCCTCGGCACGGACCCGACGTTGCTGGCGGCGGTTGTCGTTCCACTCGTAGTGGCCGTGGTGTTGACGACGCCCGCGAAAGTCGTCTCGGGCTATCTCGGGGGGCGCGTCTACGACCTCTCGACGCACCGGTCGCTCCGTGTCGGCGTCGGCATGGTCCCGCGCGGCGAGTTCTCGCTTGTCATCGCGGCGCTGGCGGCGTCGGGGTCGACACAGGTGATGCGCGAGGCCATCCCGGCGTTCGCCGTCGGCTACGTGCTCGTCATGAGCGCCCTCGGAACGGTGTTGATGCAGCGGTCTGACCTCGTCGAACGACTGGTCTTCCGCGGTGGGTCGGCGAAGGCGGACTCCTGA
- the glyS gene encoding glycine--tRNA ligase produces MSEGTESAALAELAKRRGFFFGSSEAYGGVGGFYTYGPQGAALKSNVEEAWRDRFAVQEGNLEIEAPTIMPEPVFEASGHLDGFDDMLVECAECGESHRADHLIEDNSELEDAETLSPEEAAEKIADLGLVCPNCGAELAGQSVEEFNLMFGTNIGPGSKTPGYLRPETAQGIFVEFPRIKEYARNRLPFGVTQVGRAYRNEISPRKNIVRTREFTQAELEQFIDPERDEPDLSSVEDVEVRLYPATEQQDDDGDYLDTTIGEAVDEGIIANGWVGYYLGIAQEWYEHIGVDMERFRFRQHLPGELAHYAADCWDAESEVDGDWIEIAGFAYRGDYDLSKHGEHADDDFTVFQQYDEPKTVERAVVDPDMATLGPEFGAQAADVAEALETLAERDPDAFDADEVTLDIDGEAVTVDTDVANFSVETQTEAGEHITPHVVEPSFGVDRTVYTLLVHAYEQDEVDGEARTFLSLSPTIAPTNVGVFPLVSNVDELVDLADDVAEELRAAGFAVVYDDSGSIGRRYRRQDEVGTPFCVTIDRDGIEGAGDTTVTIRERDTGRQVRVPVDSLVETFVGLRAGTTSFDDVLDANEVVEA; encoded by the coding sequence ATGAGTGAGGGCACCGAGTCGGCCGCACTCGCCGAACTTGCGAAGCGCCGCGGGTTCTTCTTCGGTTCCTCGGAAGCCTACGGCGGCGTCGGCGGCTTTTACACGTACGGCCCGCAGGGTGCCGCGCTGAAGTCCAACGTCGAAGAGGCGTGGCGTGACCGCTTCGCGGTACAGGAGGGTAACCTCGAAATCGAGGCCCCGACAATCATGCCCGAACCCGTCTTCGAGGCGTCCGGTCACCTCGACGGCTTCGACGATATGCTCGTCGAATGTGCCGAGTGTGGTGAGTCCCACCGCGCGGACCACCTCATCGAGGACAACTCCGAACTGGAGGACGCCGAGACGCTCTCGCCGGAGGAAGCGGCGGAGAAAATCGCGGACCTCGGTCTCGTCTGTCCGAACTGCGGTGCCGAACTCGCTGGCCAATCGGTCGAAGAGTTCAACCTGATGTTCGGCACGAACATCGGCCCCGGTTCGAAGACGCCCGGTTACCTCCGACCCGAGACGGCACAGGGTATCTTCGTGGAGTTCCCGCGCATCAAAGAGTACGCGCGGAACCGCCTCCCGTTCGGCGTGACGCAGGTCGGCCGCGCCTACCGCAACGAGATTAGCCCGCGCAAGAACATCGTCCGTACCCGTGAGTTCACGCAGGCCGAACTCGAGCAGTTCATCGACCCCGAACGCGACGAACCGGACCTCTCGTCGGTCGAAGACGTGGAGGTACGCCTCTACCCGGCGACCGAACAGCAAGACGACGACGGCGACTACCTCGACACCACCATCGGCGAGGCAGTCGACGAGGGCATCATCGCCAACGGGTGGGTCGGCTACTACCTCGGCATCGCACAAGAGTGGTACGAGCACATCGGCGTCGACATGGAGCGGTTCCGCTTCCGCCAGCACCTCCCCGGCGAACTCGCCCACTACGCCGCCGACTGTTGGGACGCCGAGAGCGAGGTCGACGGCGACTGGATAGAAATCGCCGGCTTCGCCTACCGCGGCGACTACGACCTCTCGAAGCACGGCGAACACGCCGACGACGACTTCACCGTCTTCCAGCAGTACGACGAACCAAAGACGGTCGAACGCGCCGTCGTCGACCCGGACATGGCGACGCTCGGCCCCGAGTTCGGCGCACAGGCCGCCGACGTGGCCGAGGCACTCGAAACGCTCGCGGAACGTGACCCTGACGCCTTCGACGCCGACGAAGTCACCCTCGACATCGACGGCGAAGCGGTCACCGTCGACACCGACGTGGCGAACTTCTCCGTCGAGACGCAGACCGAAGCGGGTGAGCACATCACGCCGCACGTGGTCGAACCGTCGTTCGGTGTGGACCGTACGGTCTACACACTCCTCGTCCACGCGTACGAGCAAGACGAAGTCGACGGCGAAGCGCGGACGTTCCTCTCGCTGTCGCCCACGATTGCGCCGACGAACGTCGGTGTCTTCCCCCTCGTCAGCAACGTCGACGAACTCGTCGACCTCGCGGACGACGTGGCCGAAGAGCTCCGGGCCGCCGGGTTCGCAGTCGTCTACGACGACTCCGGCAGCATCGGCCGGCGCTACCGCCGGCAGGACGAAGTCGGCACGCCGTTCTGCGTCACCATCGACCGCGACGGTATCGAAGGCGCGGGTGACACCACCGTGACCATCCGCGAACGCGACACCGGTCGGCAGGTTCGCGTCCCGGTCGACTCACTCGTCGAGACGTTCGTCGGCCTCCGCGCAGGCACCACCTCGTTCGACGACGTGCTCGACGCGAACGAAGTCGTCGAGGCGTAA
- a CDS encoding DUF7555 family protein: MEFDPRRIGVKTIDAVVYAIFLTGVVFALTATVSFAAGGGLPGAKWLMFFLGFTMLAYASLKLRPKAAWKGGRDDGGLFAGDDEPVGIEKLVGGLLDRVLPPSLRPVPDERPSSGAKLFLAAVCILGTSFVMEVVFGINY, translated from the coding sequence ATGGAGTTCGACCCACGCCGAATCGGTGTCAAGACCATCGACGCGGTGGTCTACGCCATCTTCCTCACCGGCGTGGTGTTCGCTCTCACCGCGACCGTGAGCTTCGCCGCCGGCGGCGGACTTCCGGGTGCGAAGTGGCTGATGTTCTTCCTCGGTTTCACGATGCTCGCGTACGCGTCGCTCAAACTTCGTCCGAAAGCGGCGTGGAAGGGCGGCCGAGACGACGGCGGCCTGTTCGCCGGCGACGACGAACCCGTCGGTATCGAGAAACTCGTCGGGGGTCTCCTCGACCGCGTGTTGCCGCCGTCACTTCGCCCGGTTCCGGACGAACGCCCGTCGAGCGGGGCGAAACTGTTCCTCGCAGCGGTCTGTATCCTCGGCACGTCGTTCGTCATGGAAGTCGTCTTCGGCATCAACTACTGA
- a CDS encoding ABC transporter permease, giving the protein MSTPTETEIPLRQRVAENPQPALIWAAVGVVLLGVELGAILQVLGAIAGVIVNLLPGDPGAAAVSSLQESLKGIPTLVSRDFIPNQGYWDGSQWIGTFLGLSPAAAWAIRVTVVYAYAFAILGWLWNGYNRYRRFYRRVDWTPRDDVVNRFRGHTWGQFGLIITITFVVMAVFAPALGPTTMEENILQPYDYEVSYWDDESQSVQTVLVGEANLGSGSQGAGDENVAPMTYDDYGRFHPFGTATNGKDLFTQVVFGARISLTIATVAMGIAGIIGLSLAMLTAYYKGLADLAIVLASDSIQALPVIMVLILMLVIFQNTWVRELYDGAVLIILIFSLVYWPFIWRSIRGPAFQVSEQDWIDAAKSFGQTPGQVMRKHMAPYVFSYMLIYASLSLGGIIISVAGLSYLGLGITAPTPEWGRLIADGQQYVASPSWHISLLPGVLITLVVTGLNAFGDGIRDAIDPQADTGDEAAATGGGA; this is encoded by the coding sequence GTGAGTACACCAACAGAAACCGAAATACCGCTTCGACAACGAGTCGCTGAGAATCCCCAACCAGCGCTGATTTGGGCCGCAGTCGGTGTGGTCCTCCTCGGCGTCGAACTTGGCGCAATCCTTCAGGTCCTCGGTGCCATCGCTGGCGTCATCGTCAACCTCCTGCCGGGAGACCCCGGTGCCGCCGCAGTGAGTTCTCTCCAGGAGTCGCTCAAAGGCATCCCGACGCTCGTCTCCCGCGACTTCATCCCGAATCAGGGCTACTGGGACGGGTCGCAGTGGATCGGAACCTTCCTCGGTCTCTCACCCGCCGCGGCGTGGGCGATTCGCGTCACCGTCGTGTACGCGTACGCCTTCGCAATCCTCGGTTGGCTCTGGAACGGCTACAATCGCTACCGACGATTCTACCGCCGCGTCGACTGGACGCCGCGTGACGACGTCGTCAACCGCTTCCGGGGTCACACCTGGGGCCAGTTTGGACTTATCATTACTATCACGTTTGTGGTTATGGCGGTATTCGCCCCCGCGCTCGGACCGACCACCATGGAGGAGAACATCCTCCAACCGTACGACTACGAAGTCAGCTACTGGGACGACGAGAGCCAGTCCGTCCAGACGGTTCTCGTCGGCGAAGCCAACCTCGGGTCTGGTTCGCAGGGTGCCGGTGACGAGAACGTCGCGCCGATGACCTACGACGACTACGGCAGATTCCATCCCTTCGGGACAGCGACAAATGGGAAGGACTTGTTCACACAGGTGGTGTTCGGAGCGAGGATATCGCTCACCATCGCCACTGTCGCCATGGGAATCGCTGGTATCATCGGGCTCTCGTTAGCAATGCTAACCGCCTACTACAAGGGCCTCGCCGACTTGGCCATCGTGCTCGCGAGTGACTCGATACAGGCGTTGCCGGTCATCATGGTCCTCATCTTGATGCTCGTCATCTTCCAGAACACCTGGGTGAGGGAGTTGTACGACGGCGCAGTGCTCATCATCCTCATCTTCAGCCTCGTCTACTGGCCGTTCATCTGGCGGTCGATACGTGGTCCAGCGTTCCAAGTGTCCGAACAGGACTGGATCGACGCCGCGAAATCCTTCGGTCAGACGCCGGGACAGGTCATGCGCAAGCACATGGCTCCGTACGTGTTCAGTTACATGCTCATCTACGCGTCGCTCAGTCTCGGTGGTATCATCATCAGTGTGGCCGGCCTCTCGTACCTCGGTCTCGGTATCACGGCACCGACGCCCGAGTGGGGCCGTCTCATCGCCGACGGACAGCAGTACGTCGCGAGTCCCTCGTGGCACATCTCGCTGCTCCCCGGTGTGCTCATCACGCTCGTCGTGACGGGCCTGAACGCATTCGGTGACGGTATCCGCGACGCAATCGACCCGCAGGCCGACACCGGTGACGAGGCCGCGGCGACCGGAGGTGGCGCATGA
- a CDS encoding cation:proton antiporter regulatory subunit, producing MTVYESDLPGVGKKHEVELGDGARLVIVTHNTGKREVFRRASADSDSEKLFELDDELARQVGTLLEGAYFQPVETTDIETLLGDSTLLEWVEVSPDSDVAGKTLGESDLRQATGASVIAIERDDEVITSPGGETPIEAGDTLIVIGPRESCREFAALVKGA from the coding sequence GTGACTGTCTACGAGAGCGACCTTCCGGGCGTCGGAAAGAAGCACGAGGTGGAACTCGGCGACGGTGCCCGACTGGTCATCGTCACCCACAACACGGGGAAACGAGAGGTGTTCCGCCGCGCGAGCGCCGACAGCGACTCGGAGAAACTGTTCGAACTCGACGACGAACTCGCACGGCAGGTCGGGACGCTCCTCGAAGGGGCGTACTTCCAACCCGTCGAGACGACCGATATCGAGACGCTCCTCGGAGATAGTACTCTCCTCGAGTGGGTCGAGGTCAGCCCGGACTCCGACGTTGCCGGGAAGACACTCGGCGAGTCGGACCTCCGACAGGCGACCGGTGCGTCGGTCATCGCCATCGAACGCGACGACGAAGTCATCACGTCTCCGGGTGGCGAGACGCCCATCGAGGCCGGTGATACGCTCATCGTCATCGGCCCGCGGGAGTCCTGCCGCGAGTTCGCGGCACTCGTGAAAGGAGCCTAA
- a CDS encoding ABC transporter ATP-binding protein, producing MSTEQTTTTRQKGEPILSVENLRTAFYTDKEVIRAVDGISFDIHRGETVGIVGESGSGKSVTARSIMRLVDNPGRIENGRIMYDGEDLLDKTPKQMRRIRGGSIAMVFQDPLTSLNPVYTVGNQIKEALRLHRGMSGSKATREAIELLEAVGIPDAHRRIREYPHQFSGGMRQRAVIAMALACDPELLICDEPTTALDVTIQAQILELLEELQEERDLAIMFITHDMGVIAEIADRVNVMYAGEIVESAPVVELFESPKHPYTQGLLGSIPGQGLEEGGRLATIEGDVPTPNEEPTYCRFAPRCSKAFGECDTVHPVPVDVGDDATQHRASCLLYPEDLPTAEAVDVHRSGGTDGGDQR from the coding sequence ATGAGCACCGAACAGACGACCACGACGCGCCAGAAGGGCGAGCCGATTCTGTCGGTCGAGAACCTTCGCACCGCGTTCTACACAGACAAAGAGGTCATCCGTGCCGTCGACGGCATCTCGTTCGACATCCACCGCGGCGAGACGGTCGGTATCGTCGGCGAATCCGGGTCCGGGAAGTCCGTCACCGCGCGGTCTATCATGCGACTCGTCGACAATCCGGGTCGCATCGAGAACGGTCGCATCATGTACGACGGCGAGGACCTCCTCGACAAGACACCCAAGCAGATGCGCCGCATCCGTGGCGGCAGTATCGCGATGGTGTTCCAGGACCCGTTGACGAGTCTGAACCCCGTCTACACCGTCGGGAACCAGATCAAAGAAGCGCTCCGTCTGCACCGCGGTATGAGCGGGTCGAAGGCGACGCGCGAAGCCATCGAACTGCTCGAAGCAGTCGGGATTCCGGACGCGCACCGTCGAATCCGCGAGTACCCACACCAGTTCTCTGGTGGGATGCGACAGCGTGCCGTCATCGCGATGGCCCTCGCGTGCGACCCCGAACTGCTCATCTGTGACGAACCGACGACGGCACTCGACGTGACCATCCAGGCGCAGATTCTGGAACTCCTCGAAGAACTCCAGGAAGAACGTGACCTCGCTATCATGTTCATCACCCACGACATGGGTGTCATCGCCGAAATCGCAGACCGCGTCAACGTGATGTACGCGGGCGAAATCGTCGAGAGCGCACCGGTCGTCGAACTGTTCGAGTCGCCGAAGCACCCCTACACGCAGGGTCTCCTCGGTTCGATACCCGGACAGGGCCTCGAAGAAGGTGGTCGCCTCGCGACCATCGAAGGCGACGTGCCGACGCCGAACGAAGAACCGACCTACTGCCGATTCGCACCGCGATGCTCCAAGGCGTTCGGCGAGTGTGACACCGTCCACCCGGTTCCGGTCGACGTGGGTGACGACGCGACCCAGCATCGTGCGTCGTGTCTACTCTACCCAGAAGACCTCCCGACGGCGGAGGCAGTCGACGTCCACCGCTCGGGCGGTACAGACGGAGGTGACCAGCGATGA
- a CDS encoding CBS domain-containing protein yields MKVADAMTPGEEVVTVSLPGTRDDVLEYLQERGFSSVPVVKETDDGATYRGLISREDLIKHPDEDQLAVLVREVPTASADDDLDAVAATMVAEDARRIPVVDGDAIVGIITVTDVVRAIARGDIDGETLVGDLASKNVNTTYVETPLPVVEREIYYANVPYAVVLDKETSLAGIVTEVDIIEVARVVEGEAGTGDSVANQDDEWMWEGIKAVGNRYIPTRNVEIPAEPVSKFMSDDLETVSTRASAKDAAQMMIREDIEQIPLVTGDELIGIVRDINLLEALYE; encoded by the coding sequence ATGAAAGTAGCCGACGCGATGACACCCGGTGAGGAGGTCGTGACCGTGTCCCTTCCGGGCACCCGCGACGACGTTCTGGAATACCTCCAAGAGCGTGGCTTCTCCTCCGTACCCGTCGTAAAAGAGACCGACGACGGCGCGACGTATCGCGGCCTCATCTCCCGAGAAGACCTCATCAAGCACCCCGACGAGGACCAACTCGCCGTCCTCGTACGCGAAGTGCCGACTGCGAGCGCAGACGACGACTTAGACGCAGTCGCTGCGACGATGGTCGCAGAAGACGCCCGCCGAATCCCCGTCGTCGACGGCGACGCAATCGTGGGTATCATCACCGTGACCGACGTGGTCCGCGCCATCGCGCGCGGCGACATCGACGGTGAGACACTCGTCGGTGACCTCGCGTCGAAGAACGTCAACACGACGTACGTCGAGACGCCCCTCCCGGTCGTCGAGCGTGAGATTTACTACGCGAACGTCCCGTACGCCGTCGTCCTCGACAAGGAGACCTCGCTGGCCGGCATCGTCACCGAAGTCGACATCATCGAAGTCGCCCGCGTCGTCGAAGGCGAAGCGGGGACCGGTGACTCCGTCGCCAACCAGGACGACGAGTGGATGTGGGAAGGCATCAAGGCGGTCGGCAACCGCTACATCCCGACCCGCAACGTCGAGATTCCGGCCGAACCGGTCTCGAAGTTCATGAGCGACGACCTCGAAACCGTCTCGACGCGGGCCAGTGCCAAAGACGCCGCGCAGATGATGATTCGCGAGGACATCGAGCAGATTCCGCTCGTGACCGGCGACGAACTCATCGGCATCGTCCGCGACATCAACCTGTTGGAGGCACTGTATGAGTGA